attttgaaatttaccCCATCCCCTGTGGATAGGACAATCCATAAGAACAAGTAACAACACAACGACCCTTCTGGTTGGTGTTTTTAGAGAGTTCGAAGGGGCAAGTTTTGTTTTTTTGCGGAGTTTCGTCTCTACTGTTTCTCAATTTCAAAACCCACAAAGGATAAGCGTTTCGTTTGATTGTTACTTTGGCTTCTTCTGTTTTGCTGACACCACTAACATGGTTTTTGGTGAGggttcttcgtcttcttctcgCAACTGCTTCCGCGTTTTCCGAATTCTCTCTTATATATTTTGTGCTGAATTGGGTACGGAGAAAACGATTTACTCATCTGTTTCTGAGCTAAGAAGACTTCACTTTTAAGCTTCTGCTCAAGATTCTGAATTTGGCTGGCAGGTTCTTAAGAATAAGAATCATAaggttttatgttttttttctctttgttgcTTTGTTCTTGTCTCATCCTATTTTTCTAATGCGAGATGCACTAGTTGTGATTTTAATGTGTGTTTTTGTGTCATAATAATCATAATGCATTTGTTAGGTCTTTGAAGCTCGTCCTATTTATTATTCAAACCTaaagtttgattattttttaatcaagttTTTATTCATTACCATTTCATTATCTCCAAATTCTTTATACTGTTGTTTCTGGTATGTTCTTTGCTACAAGGTATTTACTATGCAAGAAGAAGGTTCATCTTCTGTAACTTCGTTGTCACTTTCACCTAGCTTGGGATCTCCACGCCCCATGCTCAAGGAACTGAGATCTGAGGAAAGGGGTTTGTGCTTAATCCATTTGCTTCTCACTTGTGGAAATCATGTAGCTGCTGGGAATGTTGAAACTGCAAATGTTTTACTTGGGCAAAGTTCCATGCTTGCCTCTCCAGAGGGCGATACTATGCAACGGATCGCGGCCTATTTTACTGAAGCACTTGCTGATCGGATGCTTAAGGCATGGCCCGGGCTCCATAGGGCCCTCAACTCAACTAGAATAGTCATGGTTTCTGAAGAAGTTCTCACTCGAAAgcttttttatgaaatttttccTTTTATGAAGATAGCATTTGTTCTGACAAATCAAGCTATCATTGAGGCGATGCAAGGCGAAAAAATGATTCATATAATTGATCTTAATGCTGTTGAATCTGCGCAGTGGCTTGCACTCTTCCAAATTCTGAGTGCACGTCCTGAAGGTCCACCTCATTTGAGAATCACTGGTGTTCATCATAAGAAAGAGATTCTAGACCAAATAGCTTATAGACTGGTTGAAGAAGCAGAGAAGTTGGATATTCCATTCCAGTTTAACCCTGTAGTCAGCAAATTAGAGAGCctagattttgaaaaacttcgTGTGAAAACTGGAGAGGCACTCGCTATAATTTCCATGCTC
The genomic region above belongs to Arachis duranensis cultivar V14167 chromosome 3, aradu.V14167.gnm2.J7QH, whole genome shotgun sequence and contains:
- the LOC107477269 gene encoding scarecrow-like protein 3 is translated as MQEEGSSSVTSLSLSPSLGSPRPMLKELRSEERGLCLIHLLLTCGNHVAAGNVETANVLLGQSSMLASPEGDTMQRIAAYFTEALADRMLKAWPGLHRALNSTRIVMVSEEVLTRKLFYEIFPFMKIAFVLTNQAIIEAMQGEKMIHIIDLNAVESAQWLALFQILSARPEGPPHLRITGVHHKKEILDQIAYRLVEEAEKLDIPFQFNPVVSKLESLDFEKLRVKTGEALAIISMLQLHSLLACDDEGRRNPHLAGTSNAIPRQRRQPMFQSSSSEKDTANEYAPSPDSSSSSPASLTTSNSKHMESFLNALCGLSPKVMVVTEQDSNHNGLTLMERLLEALYSYAALFDCLECRLPRTSLERLRVEKMLFGEEIKNIVACEGFERRERHEKLDKWIQRFYLAGFGNMPLSYFGMLQAKRFLQSYRCDGYKMREENGCVLICWQDRPLFSVSAWRPRK